One stretch of Streptomyces peucetius DNA includes these proteins:
- a CDS encoding DUF779 domain-containing protein gives MAERAVRVSLTPAAGELVAQLVAVHGPVMFHQSGGCCDGSAPMCYPRGEFRVGGSDVLLGRVAGDTPFWMSADQYAYWRHTRLTVDVVAGRGSGFSLEAPEGVRFLLRSRVLTDEELDRIGAEPPLPTGAEVTG, from the coding sequence ATGGCCGAGCGGGCGGTCCGGGTGTCGCTGACGCCGGCAGCCGGGGAGCTCGTCGCCCAACTGGTCGCCGTGCACGGGCCGGTGATGTTCCACCAGTCGGGCGGCTGCTGCGACGGCAGCGCGCCGATGTGCTATCCGCGCGGCGAGTTCCGGGTCGGCGGCTCGGACGTCCTGCTGGGCAGGGTGGCCGGTGACACGCCGTTCTGGATGAGCGCGGACCAGTACGCGTACTGGCGGCACACCCGCCTCACCGTCGACGTGGTGGCCGGGCGCGGCAGCGGCTTCTCGCTGGAGGCGCCGGAGGGGGTGCGTTTCCTGCTCCGCTCCCGGGTCCTCACCGACGAGGAGCTGGACCGGATCGGCGCCGAACCGCCGCTCCCGACAGGCGCCGAGGTGACCGGCTGA